In Selenomonas dianae, a genomic segment contains:
- the holB gene encoding DNA polymerase III subunit delta', translated as MARTKKNVVVSAPAGDETVREAFPRDWADICGHTQIIRRLRVLAAAQRLPHALIFCGMEGIGKRRTARVLARTLLCAEAGDHPCGHCASCRTMAAGVHPDYFETAPEARGKSAAMIRTEAVRDILVAASGTPVQSNRRIILIDGADCMNETAANRLLKTIEEPTGEVLFLLVTSAYDAVLPTIRSRAVRIAFGALPRAEIAAVLTERGAENAEAIAALSDGSLGRAYALAEEGLALRDEALTLLLRLRTLGIEDIWACAEALGARTHAERTAWIGFLQMALRDLLLLSEDGASDALCHIDRRAELTALCAKMTHADIFALMEETRRLAQRFAANVNPALQIEAFLLRARKPFV; from the coding sequence ATGGCACGGACAAAGAAAAATGTCGTTGTGTCCGCACCTGCCGGCGATGAGACCGTGCGGGAGGCGTTTCCGCGCGACTGGGCGGACATCTGCGGACATACGCAGATCATCCGCCGTCTGCGCGTACTTGCCGCCGCACAGCGTTTGCCCCATGCCCTCATCTTTTGCGGCATGGAGGGCATCGGCAAGCGGCGCACGGCACGCGTGCTCGCGCGGACACTGCTCTGCGCCGAGGCGGGAGATCACCCCTGCGGACACTGTGCATCGTGCCGCACAATGGCGGCGGGTGTGCATCCCGACTACTTCGAGACCGCGCCCGAGGCACGGGGCAAGAGTGCGGCGATGATCCGCACGGAGGCGGTGCGTGACATCCTCGTTGCCGCATCGGGGACGCCCGTTCAGAGCAACCGGCGCATCATCCTCATCGACGGTGCGGACTGCATGAACGAAACAGCGGCAAACCGGCTTCTCAAGACCATCGAGGAGCCGACGGGCGAGGTGCTCTTTCTCCTCGTGACGAGTGCCTACGATGCCGTCCTCCCCACCATCCGCTCGCGTGCCGTACGCATCGCATTCGGTGCGCTGCCCCGTGCGGAGATTGCGGCGGTACTCACGGAGCGCGGCGCAGAGAATGCGGAGGCGATCGCCGCGCTCTCCGACGGCAGCCTCGGGCGGGCATATGCGCTCGCGGAGGAGGGGCTCGCCCTGCGGGACGAGGCACTCACACTCCTCCTCCGCCTCCGCACCCTCGGCATTGAGGATATTTGGGCGTGTGCCGAGGCGCTTGGAGCACGCACACACGCGGAGCGGACGGCGTGGATCGGCTTTTTGCAGATGGCGCTGCGTGACCTGCTCCTCCTCTCCGAGGACGGCGCGAGCGATGCGCTCTGTCACATCGACCGCCGCGCAGAACTCACCGCGCTGTGCGCGAAGATGACCCATGCGGACATCTTTGCGCTCATGGAGGAGACGCGCCGGCTCGCGCAGCGTTTTGCGGCAAATGTGAACCCCGCCCTACAGATCGAGGCGTTTTTGCTGCGGGCGAGGAAGCCGTTTGTATGA
- a CDS encoding YaaR family protein, which yields MAMKIDSSITRNTSLAMPRAETDAGVRGAATDFGMELADQESAMSREAMDRLLEQIDKQGARLSKSPTFDELRSYRSLIQSFIGEAVGSMYELRTQAGWDRLGRQKVYTSVRKIDRKLEEMAEKIRLGQSDQLDIIASHDAIRGLLVDLYM from the coding sequence GTGGCGATGAAGATAGACAGCAGCATAACGCGAAACACATCACTCGCGATGCCGCGTGCAGAGACGGATGCGGGTGTGCGCGGTGCGGCGACGGATTTCGGCATGGAGCTGGCGGATCAGGAGTCCGCGATGTCGCGCGAGGCGATGGATCGCCTGTTGGAGCAGATCGACAAGCAGGGCGCGCGCCTCTCAAAGTCGCCGACGTTCGACGAACTGCGCTCGTACCGCTCGCTCATTCAGAGCTTCATCGGTGAGGCGGTCGGCTCGATGTACGAGCTGCGCACACAGGCGGGGTGGGATCGCCTCGGGCGGCAGAAGGTCTACACATCGGTACGCAAGATCGACCGCAAATTGGAGGAGATGGCGGAGAAAATCCGTCTCGGGCAGTCCGACCAGCTCGACATCATCGCGAGCCACGATGCCATCCGCGGTCTGCTCGTTGATCTCTATATGTAA
- a CDS encoding flagellar brake protein — translation MILEGDKLTALLRHGAAIHIVDAALEIDYYGTLEHSEEEQAAAGPADVLAVRLDIPVGKYINTPETGHVFQCHLTGPGCVYHFAVAYRSAAPLPDTVWYLDLPTRAERIQLRDYVRIPIPMSIEVKLPGDHGSLKNYREVELIDISGGGLCFVHDAPLIIDAQLAVRVPDLPHIGTLETEGSIRRATPIETTLGMIYHIGISFGNSLGKRERERLLQSIYQLQQSYLRKGLKIPQIDHTKRS, via the coding sequence ATGATCCTGGAAGGGGACAAACTGACCGCTCTCCTGCGCCACGGCGCTGCCATCCACATCGTAGATGCAGCGCTTGAAATCGACTACTACGGAACGCTTGAACACAGCGAGGAGGAACAGGCGGCGGCCGGACCTGCAGATGTTCTTGCCGTTCGTCTCGATATTCCCGTTGGGAAATACATCAACACCCCCGAGACGGGTCATGTCTTTCAATGTCATCTGACGGGTCCCGGCTGCGTCTACCACTTCGCTGTCGCCTACCGCTCCGCCGCACCGCTGCCGGATACGGTCTGGTATCTGGATCTGCCCACGCGTGCGGAACGCATTCAGCTGCGCGACTATGTCCGTATCCCTATCCCGATGTCCATCGAGGTGAAACTGCCGGGCGATCACGGAAGCCTCAAGAACTATCGCGAGGTCGAGCTGATCGACATCAGCGGCGGCGGGCTTTGCTTTGTGCATGATGCGCCGCTGATCATTGATGCGCAGCTTGCCGTGCGCGTACCCGATCTGCCGCACATCGGAACGCTTGAAACGGAGGGGTCGATCCGGCGTGCGACACCGATTGAAACGACACTCGGTATGATCTATCACATCGGTATTTCTTTCGGGAACAGCCTCGGAAAGAGGGAGCGGGAGCGGTTGCTGCAGAGCATCTACCAGCTCCAGCAGAGCTATCTGCGCAAGGGGCTGAAGATCCCGCAGATCGACCATACCAAGAGAAGCTGA
- a CDS encoding YbjN domain-containing protein, giving the protein MGLFDGFSGSDEGLKNSAFEAIKAELDKQDMKYGEDATEDGEEQIIRMRQQLDNGSVVSIAIVVTEHGDTNDFIKIKYFGLVRLDENSDEKLFHEKLNEWNSQYRYVKFVVDDERDVVVDIDLPLDLHIGAFQADSFMAMVGVGLQVLEEVYPELMKLRWA; this is encoded by the coding sequence ATGGGACTTTTTGATGGCTTCAGCGGAAGCGACGAAGGACTCAAGAACAGCGCATTTGAAGCGATCAAGGCGGAACTGGACAAGCAGGACATGAAATACGGCGAGGACGCGACGGAGGATGGCGAGGAACAGATCATCCGTATGCGTCAGCAGCTTGACAACGGCAGCGTCGTGAGCATCGCGATCGTCGTCACCGAGCACGGCGATACGAACGATTTTATCAAGATCAAATACTTCGGGCTTGTGCGGCTCGACGAGAACTCGGATGAGAAGCTGTTCCATGAGAAGCTCAACGAGTGGAACAGTCAGTACCGCTATGTGAAGTTTGTCGTTGACGACGAGCGCGATGTGGTCGTAGACATCGACCTGCCGCTCGATCTGCACATCGGAGCCTTTCAGGCGGACAGCTTCATGGCGATGGTCGGCGTTGGCTTGCAGGTGCTTGAGGAGGTCTATCCGGAGCTGATGAAACTGCGCTGGGCGTGA
- a CDS encoding YbjN domain-containing protein, with protein sequence MGLFDGFKGGEETTALEIRNAIKEELDRNEWNYEISDESEQDHQETHFYMRNELENDELVTAVVVVREYVHHADGFIKIKLYDIAYLEESDRRAALLAKINEWNGAFRYVKFCLDRDQDVVIDIDLPLDLRRGAFQPDSVMGMMGVGMRVVENVYDDLMELCTRGHMPRSQE encoded by the coding sequence ATGGGACTCTTTGACGGATTCAAAGGCGGTGAGGAGACCACCGCCCTGGAGATCAGAAATGCGATCAAGGAAGAACTTGACCGCAACGAATGGAACTATGAGATCAGCGATGAGAGTGAGCAGGATCATCAGGAAACGCATTTCTACATGAGGAACGAACTTGAGAACGACGAGCTGGTTACAGCGGTGGTTGTCGTGCGCGAGTACGTTCACCATGCCGATGGATTCATCAAGATCAAACTCTATGATATTGCCTATCTGGAGGAGTCCGACCGACGTGCTGCGCTCCTGGCGAAGATCAATGAATGGAACGGTGCGTTTCGCTATGTCAAATTCTGCCTCGACCGCGATCAGGATGTCGTCATCGACATCGACCTGCCGCTCGACCTGCGCAGGGGGGCGTTTCAGCCCGACAGTGTCATGGGGATGATGGGGGTCGGTATGCGCGTTGTGGAGAATGTTTACGACGACCTGATGGAACTGTGTACGCGTGGACATATGCCGCGTTCGCAGGAATAA
- the metA gene encoding homoserine O-acetyltransferase MetA, translating into MPIKIPNHLPATNVLERENVFVMNAARAYGQDIRPLRILILNLMPIKDVTETQLLRLLGNTPLQVEADFIYTESYIPSHTSRAYLSEFYGTFAEVRHKKYDGFIITGAPIEQLPFERVAYWDEVSEIMQWSKKHAYSTFHICWGAQAGLYYHYGIPKHWTQKKIFGVFEHRLCVQHEPLLRGFDDSFYVPHSRHTETLRTDIERVPELTILAEGDAGVYIIANLHRRQFFITGHAEYDPMTLKAEYDRDLAAGLAPDIPCNYYPEDDPNRMPVVRWRSVAHLLFANWLNYYVYQGTPYELDSLDNTDD; encoded by the coding sequence ATGCCCATTAAAATACCGAATCATTTACCTGCGACCAACGTTCTTGAGAGGGAGAACGTCTTTGTCATGAATGCGGCGCGTGCGTACGGGCAGGACATCCGTCCGCTGCGCATCCTCATTCTGAACCTCATGCCGATCAAGGACGTGACCGAGACGCAGCTCCTGCGTCTGCTCGGCAACACACCCTTGCAGGTGGAGGCGGACTTTATCTATACGGAGTCCTACATCCCGTCGCACACCTCGCGTGCCTATCTCTCGGAGTTCTACGGCACATTTGCCGAGGTGCGCCACAAGAAATACGACGGATTCATCATCACGGGTGCGCCGATCGAACAGCTTCCGTTCGAGCGCGTCGCCTACTGGGACGAAGTCTCCGAAATCATGCAGTGGAGCAAGAAACACGCCTACTCGACCTTTCATATCTGCTGGGGCGCACAGGCAGGACTTTACTATCACTACGGCATTCCGAAGCACTGGACGCAGAAGAAGATCTTCGGCGTCTTTGAGCACCGTCTCTGCGTGCAGCACGAGCCCCTCCTGCGCGGCTTTGACGACAGCTTCTATGTACCGCACTCACGCCATACGGAAACGCTGCGCACGGACATCGAGCGCGTGCCGGAGCTGACGATTCTTGCCGAGGGGGATGCCGGGGTCTACATCATCGCGAATCTGCACCGGCGTCAGTTCTTCATCACGGGACACGCCGAGTACGATCCGATGACGCTCAAGGCGGAGTACGACCGCGACCTTGCGGCGGGGCTTGCCCCCGATATACCGTGCAACTATTACCCCGAGGATGATCCGAACCGTATGCCCGTCGTGCGGTGGCGCAGCGTCGCACATCTGCTCTTTGCCAACTGGCTGAACTACTACGTCTATCAGGGAACGCCGTACGAGCTGGACAGCCTCGACAATACAGACGACTGA